The following proteins come from a genomic window of Hymenobacter canadensis:
- a CDS encoding DUF4910 domain-containing protein, with the protein MRDSVTDLSFFNPMTVPALAALASRVSPAALASGEDMHALLRRLFPICRSITGDGVRETLAIVREYLPALQMHEVPSGTPVLDWTVPAEWNIRDAWVKNAAGERVIDFAQHNLHVLGYSTPVQGWFSRQELEEHLYSLPGQPDLIPYRTSYYQPAWGFCLRHHDRLQLQDEYYEVCIDSTLDAAGSLTYAELLLPATAPEPDAGEVLLSCHCCHPSLANDNLSGLVVAVALARQLAALPDRRYAYRFVFGPGTIGSITWLARNPEAVARIRHGLVLTLLGGPGHFTYKQSRQGAAAVDAAAALVLARHTPASEIRPWLPYGYDERQYCSPGFNLPVGCLSRTPFGEFAEYHTSADNLDFVQPAQLQESLELILRLCQTLDQNRCYRNLLPYGEPQLGRRGLYKGVGGGTEGHDWQMALLWVLSLSDGHTPLLDVAAKAGLPFELLHRAAQALAATDLLAAASVTDA; encoded by the coding sequence ATGAGAGATTCAGTTACTGATTTATCGTTTTTCAACCCCATGACCGTGCCGGCTCTTGCTGCCCTAGCTTCTCGTGTTTCACCTGCTGCCCTGGCTTCGGGCGAGGACATGCATGCGCTGCTGCGCCGCCTGTTCCCGATCTGCCGAAGCATCACAGGAGACGGCGTGCGCGAAACACTGGCCATTGTGCGCGAGTATTTGCCGGCGCTGCAAATGCATGAGGTGCCCAGCGGTACGCCCGTGCTCGACTGGACCGTGCCGGCCGAGTGGAACATCCGGGATGCGTGGGTGAAAAATGCTGCCGGGGAGCGGGTCATTGACTTTGCCCAGCACAACCTGCACGTGCTGGGCTACAGCACGCCGGTGCAGGGCTGGTTTTCCAGGCAGGAGCTGGAAGAGCATCTGTACTCATTACCCGGGCAGCCCGACCTCATTCCGTACCGCACTAGCTACTATCAGCCGGCCTGGGGTTTCTGCCTGCGCCACCACGACCGGCTGCAGCTCCAGGACGAGTACTACGAAGTGTGCATCGACAGCACGCTGGACGCCGCCGGCTCGCTCACCTACGCCGAGCTGCTGCTGCCCGCCACTGCGCCCGAACCCGATGCTGGCGAGGTGCTGCTCTCATGCCACTGCTGCCATCCGTCGTTGGCCAACGACAACCTCTCGGGACTGGTGGTGGCTGTGGCGCTGGCCCGGCAGCTGGCCGCGCTGCCCGACCGGCGCTATGCGTACCGGTTTGTGTTTGGGCCGGGTACCATTGGCAGCATCACTTGGCTGGCGCGCAACCCCGAGGCCGTGGCCCGCATCCGGCACGGGCTGGTGCTCACGCTGCTGGGCGGGCCGGGCCACTTCACTTACAAGCAAAGCCGGCAAGGCGCCGCCGCGGTGGATGCCGCCGCCGCGCTGGTGCTGGCCCGCCACACGCCAGCATCGGAAATCCGACCCTGGCTGCCCTACGGCTACGATGAGCGGCAGTACTGCTCTCCGGGCTTCAACCTGCCGGTCGGCTGCCTGTCGCGCACGCCCTTCGGCGAGTTTGCCGAGTACCACACCTCGGCCGATAACCTCGACTTTGTGCAGCCGGCGCAGCTGCAGGAGTCGCTGGAACTGATACTGCGCCTGTGCCAGACGCTCGACCAAAACCGCTGCTACCGTAATCTGCTGCCCTACGGTGAGCCCCAACTGGGCCGCCGCGGCCTCTACAAAGGCGTGGGCGGCGGCACCGAGGGCCACGACTGGCAAATGGCCCTGCTGTGGGTGCTGAGTTTGTCCGATGGCCACACGCCGCTGCTGGACGTGGCGGCCAAGGCGGGGCTGCCTTTTGAGCTGCTGCACCGCGCCGCCCAGGCCCTGGCCGCCACCGATCTGCTGGCCGCTGCTTCTGTCACTGATGCCTAG
- a CDS encoding glutamate-1-semialdehyde 2,1-aminomutase yields MLLSYHSATPYMETDLLFPPPALTQPNPSFAGSQALQARFHAAIPGGAHTYAKGDDQFPQHMAPYIVRGEGCRVWDVDGNEFIEFGAGLRSVTLGHAYAPVVAAARRQLELGVNFGRPAVLELETAEDFLDFTQAGDMVKFAKNGSDATSAAVKLARAATCRDLVAICHDHPFFSCDDWFMGTTPLAAGIPRAVQALTVGFRYNDLASAEALFAAHPGQIACLLLEVEKDVPPTAGFLAGLRRLCDQHGAVLVFDEIITGFRWHNHGAQGYHGIRPDLSTWGKALANGFSLAALTGRRELMELGGLHHAQDRVFLLSTTYGAETHALAAARAVMHEYRIQPVVEHLWQVGRQLAAGLHQAAHEQGVAAQVQAVGQPCSLIYTTRDANGHHSAALRTLFLQETLRRGLLMPSLIVNYSHTPAIISQVLERLYEVLGVYRQALENGVEHYLVGEPVKSVYRARN; encoded by the coding sequence ATGCTTCTGTCATACCACTCCGCAACGCCCTACATGGAAACCGACCTGCTTTTTCCGCCACCGGCCCTGACCCAGCCGAACCCCAGCTTTGCGGGTTCGCAGGCATTGCAGGCCCGCTTTCATGCCGCCATTCCGGGCGGCGCGCACACCTACGCCAAAGGCGACGACCAGTTTCCGCAGCACATGGCGCCATACATTGTGCGGGGCGAAGGTTGCCGGGTCTGGGATGTAGATGGCAATGAGTTCATTGAGTTTGGGGCCGGGCTGCGCTCCGTCACGCTGGGTCACGCCTACGCTCCGGTAGTGGCCGCCGCCCGCCGGCAGCTGGAGCTGGGCGTGAACTTCGGCCGGCCGGCAGTGCTGGAGCTGGAAACTGCCGAGGACTTCCTGGATTTCACCCAGGCTGGCGACATGGTGAAGTTTGCCAAAAACGGTTCCGATGCCACCAGTGCCGCCGTGAAGCTGGCCCGCGCCGCCACCTGCCGCGACCTGGTGGCCATCTGCCACGACCACCCGTTTTTCTCCTGCGACGATTGGTTTATGGGAACCACGCCGCTGGCTGCGGGCATTCCGCGGGCAGTGCAGGCCCTCACCGTGGGTTTCCGCTACAACGACCTAGCCAGCGCCGAAGCGTTGTTTGCCGCGCATCCCGGCCAGATTGCCTGCCTGCTGCTGGAAGTGGAAAAAGATGTGCCGCCGACTGCAGGCTTTTTGGCCGGCCTGCGCCGCCTCTGCGACCAGCACGGCGCGGTGCTGGTGTTCGATGAAATCATTACCGGCTTCCGCTGGCACAACCACGGCGCGCAAGGCTACCACGGCATCCGGCCCGACCTGAGCACCTGGGGCAAAGCCTTGGCGAATGGGTTCAGTCTGGCGGCCCTCACCGGCCGACGCGAGCTGATGGAGCTGGGCGGGCTGCACCATGCGCAGGACCGGGTTTTCCTGCTCTCCACCACCTACGGGGCCGAAACCCACGCCCTGGCCGCTGCCCGCGCCGTGATGCACGAATACCGCATCCAGCCCGTGGTAGAGCACCTGTGGCAGGTGGGCCGGCAGCTGGCCGCCGGCCTGCACCAAGCTGCTCACGAGCAGGGAGTAGCTGCCCAGGTGCAGGCGGTGGGCCAGCCATGTAGCCTTATCTACACCACCCGCGACGCCAATGGCCATCACTCGGCCGCGCTTCGGACGCTGTTTCTGCAGGAAACCCTGCGCCGGGGGCTGCTCATGCCGTCTCTGATCGTCAACTATTCGCACACCCCGGCCATTATCAGCCAAGTGCTGGAGCGGCTGTACGAGGTGCTGGGCGTGTACCGCCAGGCGCTGGAAAACGGCGTGGAGCATTATCTGGTGGGTGAGCCGGTGAAATCGGTGTACCGCGCCCGCAACTAA
- a CDS encoding glycosyltransferase: MLRILLLHNFYQQPGGEDAVFRAERDLLRAQGHPVETLEFHNQQIGSGFWGKLKAGLLGFYNPGSARRLREALEDFRPDIIHIHNLFPVASPAVLWAARRAGVPVVMTLHNYRLICPGALLYTGGQLYEKSVHQLFPWDAVRRRLYRNSALQTAAVAAITGVHKLLGTWQTGVARYLVLTEFARRRFLDSSLGLQHSQVVYKPNFISDPGAPQSNSQRAGHLLFVGRLSPEKGLHTLLAAAAMHALPLVVVGDGPLRGEVEACVATTPSVHYHGPADAAAVAAAMRHCRALVMPSECVEGMPMVVLEAFATGTPVLASRRGGPGEMVQPGVNGLLFEPGDTEGLAQAAHALLTDEVLAARLGAAGRASYEALYMPAINYAWLLAIYETVVAEARGEAPAATVPILHGAYAAQSRLIPAEDHLHKV; the protein is encoded by the coding sequence ATGCTGCGCATTCTGCTCCTGCACAATTTCTACCAGCAGCCTGGCGGCGAGGATGCCGTGTTCCGGGCCGAGCGAGACCTGCTGCGCGCTCAGGGGCATCCGGTAGAAACGCTGGAATTCCATAACCAGCAGATTGGCTCAGGCTTTTGGGGAAAGCTGAAAGCCGGCTTACTCGGCTTTTATAACCCCGGCAGCGCACGCCGCCTGCGGGAGGCCCTCGAGGATTTTCGGCCCGATATCATTCATATCCACAACTTGTTTCCGGTGGCCTCGCCGGCAGTCCTGTGGGCCGCCCGCCGGGCCGGCGTGCCCGTGGTCATGACGCTGCACAACTACCGCCTCATCTGCCCTGGTGCCCTGCTGTATACTGGCGGGCAGCTGTATGAGAAAAGCGTGCACCAGCTTTTCCCGTGGGATGCCGTTCGGCGCCGGCTCTACCGCAACTCTGCGCTCCAGACGGCCGCTGTGGCCGCCATTACCGGCGTGCACAAGCTGTTGGGTACGTGGCAGACCGGCGTGGCGCGCTACCTGGTGCTCACCGAATTTGCCCGTCGTCGTTTTCTGGATTCGTCGTTGGGGCTACAGCATAGCCAAGTGGTCTACAAGCCCAATTTTATTTCTGATCCGGGGGCGCCGCAATCCAACAGCCAGCGCGCAGGGCACCTGCTGTTTGTGGGGCGGCTCTCGCCCGAAAAGGGCCTGCACACCCTGCTGGCTGCCGCAGCCATGCATGCTCTGCCGTTGGTGGTAGTCGGAGATGGACCCTTGCGGGGCGAAGTGGAGGCCTGCGTGGCCACTACTCCTTCCGTGCACTACCACGGCCCGGCCGATGCCGCCGCTGTAGCGGCGGCCATGCGTCACTGCCGGGCCTTGGTAATGCCCTCAGAATGCGTGGAAGGCATGCCGATGGTAGTGTTAGAGGCCTTCGCTACCGGCACCCCGGTGCTGGCCTCGCGGCGCGGTGGCCCTGGCGAAATGGTCCAGCCGGGCGTCAATGGGCTGCTGTTTGAGCCCGGTGATACGGAGGGGCTGGCTCAGGCTGCTCATGCTTTGCTAACGGATGAAGTGCTGGCTGCCCGTTTGGGAGCTGCCGGCCGGGCCAGTTACGAGGCCCTATACATGCCAGCTATCAACTACGCGTGGCTGCTGGCTATTTATGAAACCGTGGTAGCAGAAGCGCGTGGTGAAGCCCCGGCCGCTACCGTGCCAATATTGCACGGGGCGTATGCTGCACAAAGCCGGCTAATACCGGCAGAAGATCATCTTCACAAAGTATAG
- a CDS encoding glycosyltransferase family 4 protein — protein sequence MHLLWELRYSGAEVMVYDAKEYFESRGLQGAILARGPEFGPYAPTLARAGYPVEHLPARRNLGSFIELYRYLRQHPADVVHLHLEGLFIWHCLAIRLAFPKARIVHTHHDVYFQYGPYLRLKRSFHRWLATRVLDVRHVAIGESVQTVEREHFHNPTTIVYNWIDENEFRPPTPEQAAAARQEIGIAPDAFVVLTVGTCNDKKCHNEIFDAVARVKDRLPNLVFLHRGTGENLPQERAYVQKLGIEQHVVFLDYIDYLPKVFWASDGFIFSSHWEGLGNVILQAIACKVPVILYQGWGMNDFRPENPAENYGFWINPDTERFDEALLAMHAMKQDGRLEDWREKAFAFYRKKFSAKKSLTRMADQYLL from the coding sequence TTGCACCTGCTGTGGGAGTTGCGCTACTCTGGCGCTGAAGTAATGGTGTATGATGCCAAGGAGTATTTCGAATCGAGGGGCCTGCAAGGTGCCATTCTGGCCCGGGGGCCGGAATTCGGGCCTTATGCGCCCACGCTGGCCCGGGCCGGCTACCCCGTGGAGCACCTCCCCGCCCGTCGGAACCTGGGGTCGTTCATTGAACTGTACCGCTACCTGCGCCAGCACCCGGCCGATGTGGTGCATCTGCATCTGGAGGGCCTGTTTATCTGGCACTGCCTGGCTATTCGGCTGGCTTTCCCCAAGGCACGCATCGTGCATACGCACCACGATGTGTATTTCCAGTACGGTCCGTATCTGCGCCTGAAACGCTCGTTTCACCGCTGGCTAGCCACACGAGTGCTTGACGTCCGGCACGTGGCCATCGGGGAGTCGGTGCAGACAGTGGAGCGGGAGCATTTCCACAATCCCACCACCATCGTTTACAACTGGATTGATGAAAACGAGTTCCGGCCACCTACACCCGAGCAGGCCGCTGCTGCCCGCCAGGAAATAGGTATTGCGCCCGATGCTTTTGTGGTGCTGACGGTGGGCACCTGCAATGATAAAAAATGCCACAATGAAATCTTCGACGCGGTGGCCCGGGTGAAGGACCGCCTTCCCAACTTGGTGTTCCTGCACCGTGGCACCGGTGAAAACCTGCCCCAGGAGCGCGCCTACGTGCAGAAACTGGGCATCGAGCAACACGTCGTCTTCCTCGACTATATCGACTACCTGCCCAAGGTGTTCTGGGCTTCTGATGGGTTTATCTTCTCCTCGCACTGGGAAGGCCTCGGCAATGTGATTCTGCAGGCCATTGCCTGTAAAGTGCCCGTTATCCTGTATCAGGGCTGGGGCATGAACGATTTCCGGCCCGAAAACCCCGCCGAAAACTATGGCTTCTGGATAAACCCCGACACCGAGCGGTTTGATGAAGCCCTGCTGGCAATGCACGCCATGAAGCAGGACGGCCGCTTAGAAGACTGGCGGGAAAAGGCCTTTGCCTTCTACCGGAAAAAGTTTTCCGCCAAAAAATCACTCACCCGCATGGCCGACCAATATCTGCTGTAG
- a CDS encoding Ig-like domain-containing protein yields the protein MSASMQTYVSLVVLLFFTTFCAHAQSDGGLTGLTASAPVNLTGQSNRVIENLVITNFSAAPAIKLTNCSNITIRRVSLRNGQKLGVDLYGCSNITIEDSNFENLIGGIYSQNGTGGMVVRHNNFKNMSMADARGQFIQFNNCTGAGNIIEYNYGLNIAGQSNPEDAINMFMTSGTPSSPLIIRNNYINGGGPSASGGGILVGDTGGSYCTIENNVVINPGQYGIANTGGTGNKILNNIVFGRQQSFTNVGIYLWGGPRAVENSTVTGNKVNWVNSAGQQNPFWTLNTPGIVENNNSWGDQSITASYPAPAGAGIRLNGGSTPTPTPTPTPTPTPTPTTPPVTPVAGTGALYRAINFNGSASSIDGNNWEGDNAPNVTHNGQRFSNNNVALNPATDAARTSMIRSSIYSNALQLTVANVPAGQYAVYAYVWEDNFPGTVNLNVQGQRVLSNFNTGSAGSWQRVGPFAATVGTNGQLQLTSTGGDLNVSGLEIRTTGTAPTANVAPRAQLAASASTLTAGGSVTLTATASDTDGTVGKVEFFQGTTKLGEDLSAPYTFTWSNVAAGSYSLTAKATDNAGASAASAAVALSVTAPAPIAPAFYRAVNVGGSATTLDGKAFGAGNSANFSVVSGSPFTANNIALTPATDATRAGVIRSSVWSRNLDVRMTAVPNGTYEVYLYVWEDNFATTFSMALNGQTVVSNRNSGSAGNWSKIGPFVTNVTNGTIAVTSSGGDANLSGIEVHTRPAARTASATTTTSTGAGQ from the coding sequence ATGTCTGCCTCCATGCAGACATACGTGTCGTTGGTTGTGTTGCTCTTTTTCACCACGTTTTGTGCTCACGCTCAATCAGACGGTGGACTAACCGGCCTTACAGCCAGCGCCCCTGTTAACCTGACCGGCCAGAGCAATCGGGTAATTGAGAATCTGGTAATTACCAATTTCTCTGCTGCTCCGGCCATCAAGCTCACGAATTGCTCTAACATCACTATTCGTCGGGTATCGCTCCGCAACGGCCAGAAGCTAGGGGTTGACCTCTACGGCTGCTCGAACATCACCATCGAGGATTCCAACTTCGAGAACCTGATTGGAGGTATCTACTCTCAGAACGGCACGGGCGGCATGGTAGTGCGCCACAACAACTTCAAGAATATGAGCATGGCCGATGCTCGCGGGCAGTTCATTCAGTTCAACAACTGCACCGGCGCCGGCAACATCATCGAGTATAACTACGGGTTGAATATTGCAGGCCAGAGCAATCCGGAAGATGCTATCAACATGTTCATGACCAGCGGTACGCCTAGCAGCCCGCTTATCATCCGCAACAACTACATCAACGGTGGTGGCCCCAGCGCTTCGGGCGGTGGTATTCTAGTGGGCGACACCGGTGGCTCTTACTGCACGATTGAGAATAACGTGGTTATCAACCCCGGCCAGTATGGCATTGCTAACACCGGTGGTACCGGCAACAAAATCCTCAACAACATAGTGTTTGGCCGTCAGCAGAGCTTCACTAACGTGGGCATCTACCTGTGGGGTGGTCCGCGGGCGGTGGAAAACTCTACCGTAACCGGCAACAAGGTAAACTGGGTGAACAGCGCCGGTCAGCAGAACCCCTTCTGGACCCTCAATACGCCTGGCATAGTGGAGAATAACAACAGCTGGGGCGACCAGTCCATCACGGCCAGCTATCCTGCTCCGGCCGGTGCTGGTATCCGCTTGAACGGTGGCAGCACTCCGACGCCAACTCCAACTCCAACTCCAACGCCGACCCCAACGCCTACCACGCCGCCGGTAACGCCGGTAGCAGGCACTGGCGCACTCTACCGCGCCATCAACTTCAATGGCAGCGCCAGCAGCATTGATGGCAACAACTGGGAGGGTGACAACGCCCCGAACGTAACGCACAACGGCCAGCGGTTCAGCAACAATAACGTTGCCCTCAACCCAGCCACCGACGCGGCTCGCACGAGCATGATTCGCTCTTCGATTTACAGCAATGCGCTGCAACTGACAGTAGCCAATGTACCCGCCGGCCAGTACGCCGTGTATGCCTACGTTTGGGAAGATAACTTCCCGGGTACCGTGAACCTGAACGTACAGGGCCAGCGCGTACTCAGCAACTTCAATACGGGTTCAGCAGGTAGCTGGCAGCGGGTTGGCCCGTTTGCGGCCACGGTTGGCACCAATGGTCAGCTGCAGCTCACCTCGACGGGTGGCGACCTGAACGTTTCGGGACTGGAAATCCGCACGACCGGCACCGCGCCGACTGCTAATGTGGCACCCCGCGCTCAGCTGGCAGCCTCGGCTTCGACCCTGACCGCTGGCGGCAGTGTAACGCTGACGGCTACGGCCTCGGACACGGATGGTACGGTAGGCAAAGTGGAGTTCTTCCAGGGCACCACGAAGCTGGGTGAAGACCTCAGCGCCCCGTACACCTTCACTTGGAGCAACGTAGCCGCCGGCTCTTACTCGCTCACGGCTAAAGCTACCGACAACGCCGGTGCCAGCGCGGCCTCGGCTGCAGTAGCCCTTTCAGTAACGGCTCCCGCCCCTATTGCTCCTGCCTTCTACCGCGCCGTAAACGTAGGCGGCAGCGCCACCACGCTTGATGGCAAAGCCTTTGGAGCTGGCAATAGCGCCAACTTCTCAGTTGTATCCGGCAGCCCGTTCACGGCCAACAACATTGCCCTGACCCCTGCTACCGATGCTACCCGTGCCGGCGTAATCCGCTCGTCGGTGTGGAGCCGCAACCTGGATGTGCGTATGACTGCCGTACCGAATGGCACCTACGAAGTCTACCTGTATGTGTGGGAAGACAACTTTGCCACCACGTTCAGCATGGCTCTCAACGGCCAGACGGTGGTTTCGAACCGCAACAGCGGCTCGGCTGGCAACTGGTCTAAGATTGGTCCGTTCGTCACCAACGTAACCAACGGCACCATTGCCGTAACCTCTTCGGGCGGCGATGCCAACCTATCGGGTATCGAAGTACATACCCGGCCGGCCGCTCGTACGGCCAGCGCCACCACTACTACTTCAACCGGCGCAGGCCAGTAG